A window of the Fusarium poae strain DAOMC 252244 chromosome 3, whole genome shotgun sequence genome harbors these coding sequences:
- the PRP43 gene encoding DEAH-box ATP-dependent RNA helicase prp43 (BUSCO:7024at5125), whose translation MSEYMGGKRSSADADESTRKKAKKEGGGDEKYNPYLAHMHDNGDSNGYGEEPSPDSPLAGMKRQKTTAKQAAKAEDSESNPFTGRPHSQKYFQILQSRRDLPVHKQRQEFLDKYHSTQILVFVGETGSGKTTQIPQYVVYDELPHLTGKLIACTQPRRVAAMSVAQRVADEMDVTLGEEVGYSIRFEDMTGPNTMLKYMTDGMLLREAMHDHEMSRYSCIILDEAHERTLATDILMALLKQISMRRPDLKIIIMSATLDAQKFQKYFNDAPLLAVPGRTHPVEIFYTPEPERDYVEAAIRTVLQIHASEPEGDVLLFLTGEDEIEDACRKISLEADELMREVDAGPLAVYPLYGTLPPHQQQRIFDKAPAPLRKGGRPGRKVIISTNIAETSLTIDGIVYVVDPGFSKQKIYNPRIRVESLLVSPISKASAQQRAGRAGRTKPGKCFRLYTEKAFKKELIEQTYPEILRSNLANTVLELKKLGVEDLVHFDLMDPPAPETMMRALEELNYLACLDDDGELTTLGSMASAFPLDPALAVMLISSPEFYCSNEILSITSLLSVPQIFTRPANNRKRADEMKAQFAHPDGDHLTLLNAYHAFKGQATSDPNSAKQWCHEHFLSFRHLSSADNVRAQLKRIMETHGLELVSTPFEDKNYYTNIRRALLAGFFMQVAMKESSGKLYRTVKDDQAVLIHPSTVLRTEFDWVLYNEFVLTSKQYIRTCTGIRPEWLLEIAPTYYDIDSFEQGDVKRSLARAAEKKRRKEAMKAGR comes from the exons ATGTCTGAATATATGGGAGGAAAGCGGTCAAGCGCCGATGCCGACGAGTCAACTCgaaagaaggccaagaaagaAGGCGGCGGCGACGAAAAGTACAACCCTTACCTTGCTCACATGCATGACAACGGGGATAGCAATGGCTATGGCGAGGAGCCTTCCCCCGACTCTCCTTTGGCCGGCATGAAGCGACAGAAAACAACCGCTAAGCAGGCAGCCAAGGCTGAGGATTCAGAGTCGAACCCCTTCACCGGCCGACCACATTCGCAGAAGTACTTCCAGATCCTCCAGAGCCGTCGCGATTTACCCGTGCACAAGCAACGGCAGGAGTTTCTCGATAAGTACCATTCGACGcagatcctcgtcttcgtcggTGAGACAGGTTCCGGAAAGACCACTCAGATCCCCCAATATGTCGTTTACGACGAGCTACCTCACCTCACCGGTAAGCTCATCGCTTGTACCCAGCCGCGTCGAGTCGCCGCCATGTCGGTCGCGCAGCGTGTCGCTGATGAGATGGACGTCACCTTGGGTGAGGAGGTCGGTTACAGCATTCGTTTTGAGGATATGACAGGCCCCAATACCATGCTCAAATACATGACCGACGGTATGCTTCTGCGCGAAGCCATGCACGACCACGAGATGTCTCGCTACAGCTGCATTATTCTCGATGAGGCTCACGAACGTACCCTTGCGACCGATATCCTCATGGCCTTGCTCAAGCAGATCTCCATGCGCCGCCCCGACCTTAAGATCATTATTATGTCTGCCACTCTTGACGCCCAAAAGTTCCAAAAGTACTTCAACGACGCGCCTCTGCTCGCTGTTCCTGGTCGAACCCACCCTGTCGAGATCTTCTATACACCAGAGCCTGAGCGCGATTACGTTGAGGCTGCCATAAGAACTGTTCTCCAAATCCACGCTTCTGAGCCTGAGGGTGATGTTTTGCTCTTCTTGACTGGTGAAGACGAGATTGAGGACGCTTGTCGCAAGATCAGCCTGGAGGCTGATGAGCTAATGCGCGAGGTTGACGCTGGTCCTCTTGCCGTGTACCCTCTTTATGGTACTCTACCTCctcaccagcagcagcgcATCTTCGACAAGGCTCCTGCTCCTCTTCGCAAAGGCGGTCGTCCTGGACGTAAGGTCATCATTTCTACCAACATCGCCGAAACCAGTTTGACCATTGACGGTATCGTGTACGTCGTGGACCCCGGTTTCAGCAAGCAGAAGATTTACAACCCTCGTATCCGTGTCGAGTCTCTTTTGGTTTCGCCCATCTCCAAGGCCTCTGCCCAGCAGCGTGCTGGTCGTGCTGGTCGTACAAAGCCTGGAAAATGTTTCCGCCTTTACACAGAGAAGGCGTTTAAGAAGGAACTGATCGAGCAGACATACCCTGAGATTCTGCGCTCCAACCTTGCCAACACAGTTTTGGAGCTCAAGAAGCTCGGTGTCGAGGATCTTGTCCATTTTGATCTTATGGACCCTCCTGCTCCTGAGACTATGATGCGAGCTCTTGAAGAGCTCAACTATCTCGCCTGTCtcgacgatgatggtgagcTGACCACTCTCGGCAGCATGGCATCAGCGTTCCCTCTGGACCCCGCCCTGGCTGTCATGCTCATCTCTTCTCCTGAGTTTTACTGCTCCAACGAGATTCTTTCCATCACTTCTCTGCTCTCAGTTCCTCAAATCTTCACTCGCCCTGCCAACAACCGCAAGCGCGCTGATGAGATGAAGGCGCAATTTGCTCACCCCGATGGAGACCACCTGACCCTGCTCAACGCCTACCACGCCTTCAAGGGCCAGGCCACATCAGACCCCAACAGCGCCAAACAGTGGTGTCACGAGCACTTCCTCTCGTTCCGTCATCTTTCCAGTGCTGACAACGTGCGCGCCCAGCTTAAGCGCATCATGGAAACACATGGTCTCGAGCTTGTCTCAACGCCATTTGAGGACAAGAACTATTACACCAACATCCGACGCGCGCTACTCGCTGGTTTTTTCATGCAGGTCGCTATGAAGGAGAGTTCTGGCAAGCTCTATCGCACTGTCAAGGATGATCAGGCTGTCTTGATCCACCCCTCAACCGTTCTTCGCACCGAGTTTGACTGGGTTCTTTACAACGAATTTGTCCTGACGTCAAAGCAATACATCCGTACATGTACAGGTATCCGACCCGAGTGGCTACTG GAGATTGCCCCCACCTACTATGACATCGATAGCTTTGAGCAAGGCGACGTCAAGCGCTCTCTTGCCCGCGCTGCAGAGAAGAAGCGCCGCAAGGAGGCCATGAAGGCTGGTAGATGA
- a CDS encoding hypothetical protein (SECRETED:SignalP(1-15)~TransMembrane:1 (n4-15c22/23o493-512i)): MRKAAFLGLVPAVMAIPAAAPGAAPTVYRRAAAPVAQPTEIADLQRRDIIDDVETYVGGLASGIETKVKGWVNSGILDFPTGFPTGDDVKKSAGVDNDELKTEPTQVLNIPPYGNWTNKGWNVRVHGNVYKIPDLSQEKVDDLANVFLIDTEVKDLSKSQQAQARNVTKSIFVVQQDDVEVKMNFVNNVDISPDENGGAIDARGGAQNITMPYNTTLEGDFDTFITLKNTSGPDNGYLIPGNETSKIQTLNLYAEGKNNSGNATAYLVPPKGITIVSDIDDILRVTKIYEPKEGLLNTFARPFTPWMNMPKIYANWSTSVNDLHFHYLTTTPEQVTRNYMSFIYNTYPLGSFDTRPLNFSDVSATLSIRRFLLDKVFQTFPDRKFILVADTSNSDVMKDYPALYKDYPGQVQCILLRNTSSTDSGDKFPYNTKGFKDIPQKNYMFFHVPDDLTNLDIANGGCYNSSIKQNVTFDYQGLPFGLSDDDSAASGGVSPQLGMVIAGLMAAGLAIML, encoded by the exons ATGCGCAAAGCTGCATTTTTGGGCCTCGTGCCCGCCGTTATGGCCATCCCTGCCGCTGCTCCTGGTGCTGCACCTACAGTCTATCGTAGAGCGGCCGCTCCTGTTGCCCAGCCTACTGAGATTGCGGATCTTCAAAGACGCGACATCATCGACGACGTTGAAACTTATGTCGGTGGTCTTGCCAGCGGTATCGAGACTAAGGTCAAGGGATGGGTCAATTCTGGCATTCTCGACTTTCCAACTGGCTTCCCTACCGGTGACGATGTTAAAAAGTCTGCAGGCGTTGACAATGACGAGTTGAAGACAGAGCCAACCCAGGTGCTAAATATCCC TCCATACGGCAACTGGACCAACAAGGGATGGAACGTTAGAGTGCACGGCAATGTCTACAAAATTCCTGACCTGAGCCAGGAGAAGGTGGACGACCTCGCCAATGTTTTTCTTATTGACACAGAAGTCAAGGATCTTTCCAAATCCCAGCAAGCTCAGGCCCGAAATGTCACCAAATCGATCTTTGTTGTGCAGCAGGACGACGTGGAAGTCAAGATGAACTTTGTGAATAACGTGGACATTTCCCCTGACGAAAACGGCGGTGCCATCGATGCT CGAGGAGGCGCGCAAAACATTACAATGCCATACAACACCACACTGGAAGGCGACTTTGACACTTTCATAACGCTTAAAAACACCTCTGGCCCCGACAACGGTTATCTGATTCCTGGCAATGAGACTTCAAAGATCCAAACTCTTAACCTGTATGCTGAGGGAAAGAACAACAGCGGCAACGCAACCGCCTACCTTGTCCCTCCCAAGGGTATCACCATTGTGTCAGATATCGATGATATCTTGCGAGTAACGAAGATTTACGAGCCAAAGGAAGGTCTGCTCAACACCTTTGCCCGACCCTTCACGCCATGGATGAACATGCCCAAAATCTATGCGAACTGGTCGACTTCGGTGAACGACTTGCACTTCCACTACCTCACAACTACGCCTGAGCAAGTCACACGAAACTACATGAGCTTTATCTACAATACATACCCTCTCGGCTCGTTCGATACACGCCCTCTCAACTTCTCTGACGTCTCAGCAACGCTATCCATCCGCCGATTTTTGCTTGACAAGGTCTTCCAGACCTTCCCAGACCGCAAGTTCATCCTCGTCGCCGATACATCCAACTCCGACGTGATGAAGGATTACCCAGCTCTGTACAAGGACTATCCAGGTCAAGTGCAGTGCATACTCCTGCGCAACACAAGCTCGACAGACAGTGGAGACAAATTCCCCTACAACACCAAGGGATTCAAGGATATTCCTCAAAAGAATTACATGTTCTTCCACGTACCCGATGACCTTACCAACTTGGACATTGCCAACGGGGGATGTTATAATAGTTCTATCAAACAAAATGTAACCTTTGACTACCAGGGATTGCCCTTTGGCTTGAGCGATGATGATAGTGCGGCTTCCGGCGGTGTTAGCCCTCAGTTGGGAATGGTCATTGCAGGACTGATGGCCGCTGGCTTAGCGATAATGCTTTGA
- a CDS encoding hypothetical protein (BUSCO:11358at5125) gives MASSSSSTPSTGAQPKIIEDIVEAGKKAFDPTATEREKGVEEYDKLIESTPIWKLLPALNALIKPSILPPWLRDPVLRTLTLLPLRPGGVRGTMEFVFSVHPSNIGRIPDADSGPQKQGASITHEGVAVATKLLSSVPASLTPQAWFDGISGQMFELIDGTVGTELAKTASQVVGYGILGNKQYGAPGSPGWNAFVQPIVQDLNPSLRSISNSGPTGIKQEGEEILDLSRDRVLIASHCLKTSLQRLKTLAISNSSPGLCRRLLRLVLIQVWVLASWHNPLHSTEENFVKPARALLQAYLRLFGNAESVKPFVRNLLCKGAVDGTEKPWEYRLRGNGDIEVVEPHGLESATGIELNWNELEDKAAKLVECVTTACSVTEVSSIFLDLLKRWIEAAGRRTEDIKIDVRPRDEKLDSPLQNLFEVTVLQKLMDKAPEKLVSQFDQLLELVCQVLTADTQSRLADDLLAVVLSLVNLVITAPTFQKSHIKPEELRVVESALERLSNENRPQVTPTARNLALLLKYRDDMEENEGSASAPSVKQIEDQRTYKLAMEYVTGGDDNPAPIVSEGLNLLSGLILSDSPILDIPAVAVLLSTLLENNDDYINLRVIKVYTQLANKHPKSAVQELLDHYLDAQEKSTTDVRLRFGEALLQVIQRLGETFSGGVAQQVSETLLSIAGRRGYRPKTMAKQIRDEKRQKMKKKKEDEDEDADDMNVDEEVMEEDKAKNDILAQILQGWESKRGTEDVRIRTSALSIFGAALETNIGGIGPTLVSGSVDLCINILAMEREMETAILRRAAILNVLSFVRALDAAKESGRKLGFGLADDSREDIVRTLRYVAQTDNDGLVQQHANDVVESLENWQMTSILPAQDQSNPPGLTKLAGLHVNPSGALVDGSGKSRPRIEEVE, from the exons ATGGCgagttcatcatcatccaccCCATCTACGGGCGCACAACCTAAAATAATAGAAGACATAGTTGAAGCTGGTAAAAAGGCATTTGATCCAACCGCTACGGAAAGGGAAAAGGGCGTCGAGGAGTATGACAAGCTCATCGAAAG CACACCAATATGGAAACTTCTTCCTGCTCTTAATGCACTGATAAAACCGTCAATTCTTCCTCCATGGCTACGGGACCCAGTGCTTCGGACACTCActctccttcctcttcgcccAGGCGGCGTAAGAGGAACCATGGAGTTTGTCTTCTCAGTTCACCCCAGCAATATAGGCAGGATCCCGGATGCTGATTCTGGACCTCAGAAACAGGGAGCCAGTATCACACATGAAGGCGTTGCCGTTGCGACAAAACTCCTGTCTTCAGTTCCAGCTAGCTTAACACCACAGGCGTGGTTTGACGGCATCTCAGGACAAATGTTCGAGCTTATTGATGGAACTGTTGGAACTGAATTAGCCAAGACTGCCTCGCAGGTTGTGGGCTATGGGATCCTTGGGAACAAGCAATATGGTGCACCTGGGTCACCGGGATGGAATGCCTTTGTGCAGCCGATAGTACAGGACTTGAACCCATCACTGCGGTCAATTTCAAACTCTGGACCCACAGGCATCAAGCAAGAAGGTGAGGAAATTCTCGATCTCAGCCGAGACCGTGTCCTTATTGCATCTCACTGCCTCAAGACATCGCTTCAGCGCCTCAAAACCTTGGCGATATCCAACTCTTCACCTGGGCTGTGCAGACGTCTTCTGAGGCTTGTATTGATCCAAGTATGGGTACTTGCTTCATGGCATAACCCATTGCACAGCACTGAAGAGAACTTCGTCAAGCCTGCCCGCGCACTACTCCAGGCGTATCTAAGACTTTTTGGGAATGCCGAAAGTGTCAAGCCTTTCGTACGGAACCTTCTCTGTAAGGGTGCCGTGGATGGAACAGAAAAGCCTTGGGAATACCGACTCAGGGGGAATGGCGATATCGAAGTTGTGGAACCCCATGGGCTCGAGTCTGCAACCGGCATTGAGCTGAACTGGAACGAGCTCGAAGATAAAGCAGCGAAGCTCGTTGAATGTGTGACAACTGCTTGCTCTGTTACAGAAGTATCGTCCATCTTCTTGGATTTACTGAAGCGTTGGATTGAAGCGGCAGGCAGACGAACCGAAGATATCAAAATAGATGTTCGTCCTAGGGATGAGAAATTGGACTCGCCTCTTCAAAACCTGTTTGAAGTGACTGTTCTACAGAAGCTTATGGACAAGGCACCTGAGAAGCTCGTGAGTCAATTCGACCAGTTACTGGAACTGGTCTGTCAGGTTCTCACAGCAGACACCCAGTCGAGATTAGCAGATGACCTCCTTGCAGTGGTGCTGAGCTTAGTCAATCTCGTCATCACAGCACCGACATTCCAGAAATCGCACATCAAACCAGAGGAGCTCAGGGTTGTTGAATCTGCTCTAGAAAGGTTGAGCAACGAGAACAGACCACAGGTAACACCAACGGCAAGAAATTTAGCCTTACTCCTGAAGTATCGAGATGATATGGAAGAAAACGAGGGATCGGCTTCGGCTCCCAGTGTGAAGCAGATCGAAGATCAACGAACATACAAACTGGCGATGGAATATGTTACTGGAGGTGATGATAATCCGGCTCCCATTGTTTCGGAAGGGTTGAATCTACTTTCTGGTCTCATACTGAGCGACAGCCCAATACTCGATATTCCAGCTGTCGCTGTCCTGTTGTCGACTCTACTTGAGAACAATGATGATTACATAAACTTACGAGTCATCAAGGTATACACGCAGTTGGCGAACAAGCACCCAAAGTCGGCTGTACAAGAACTCCTGGACCACTACCTAGATGCACAAGAAAAGTCTACGACAGATGTCAGGCTGCGCTTTGGCGAGGCCTTGCTGCAGGTTATTCAGAGATTGGGAGAGACCTTTTCTGGTGGTGTTGCTCAACAAGTTAGTGAAACACTGTTATCAATTGCCGGACGGCGTGGATATCGACCGAAGACTATGGCAAAGCAGATTCGTGACGAGAAGCGACAaaaaatgaagaagaaaaaggaggacgaagatgaagacgccGATGATATGAACGTTGACGAGGAAGTAATGGAGGaagacaaggccaagaatgATATCTTGGCACAGATTCTCCAAGGGTGGGAGAGCAAGCGCGGTACTGAAGATGTTCGAATTCGCACTTCGGCACTCTCTATCTTCGGCGCTGCTCTCGAAACCAATATTGGTGGTATTGGCCCAACGCTTGTATCCGGAAGTGTTGATCTTTGTATCAACATCCTGGCCATGGAGAGAGAGATGGAGACGGCGATCTTACGAAGAGCCGCAATTCTAAACGTGTTGAGTTTTGTCAGGGCACTTGACGCAGCCAAGGAGTCCGGCCGCAAACTCGGCTTTGGTCTCGCCGACGATAGTCGAGAAGATATCGTTAGAACCTTGCGGTATGTGGCCCAAACAGATAATGATGGGCTTGTGCAGCAGCATGCGAACGATGTAGTTGAGAGTCTCGAGAACTGGCAGATGACAAGCATACTGCCTGCGCAAGACCAGAGCAATCCTCCAGGTCTTACAAAACTCGCAGGCCTTCATGTGAACCCGAGCGGAGCTCTAGTCGACGGGTCTGGAAAGTCTCGGCCAAGGATCGAAGAAGTGGAATGA
- a CDS encoding hypothetical protein (BUSCO:49133at5125), which yields MYTTSAMPPKKSSNLRRRPETPNLNVAQFQAQVQTQDEPLTADPNSPPETPTTSPPFSRKTSLKPRRQPDFHDYFQPLDSDPNIRPVGDGHQFSYRPSLGPEQLSPRSSSSSGMADDDSSDEDSSSENGDESASPSIRSMGNATGPAVSSPIDDSDVDLDKDTDSSSDSDTSESDSDAESEKSETIDEAEASHITIATTAAIAHNFTLEDVDPMDSDCDGLDVLQPTEIESNRSRSRSRSRHRKEHKTMVKDFRNLNCSNETSETEPGADPEGVPDEEAIFLKHRERLKRIRRMSMGSSFGKRTHSELSDSEDDGEGLDANEVGSSARRMRRKMHRTSLLFHDPPQPPARIEELEEPDSSEDELVAHEDLARELPYWAIEIMEMDSS from the coding sequence ATGTACACTACATCAGCCATGCCGCCGAAAAAGAGCAGCAACCTTCGGCGGCGCCCCGAAACGCCAAACCTCAACGTCGCACAATTTCAAGCTCAAGTACAAACCCAGGATGAGCCTCTCACCGCCGACCCAAACTCGCCTCCAGAGACACCCACTACGTCGCCGCCTTTCTCTCGCAAAACCAGTCTAAAACCAAGGCGTCAACCTGACTTTCACGATTACTTCCAGCCCTTGGACTCGGATCCTAACATTAGGCCGGTTGGCGATGGCCACCAATTCAGTTATCGACCTTCTCTTGGGCCTGAGCAGCTGAGTCCtcgttcgtcttcgtcgtccggTATGGCCGATGATGACAGTAGCGACGAGGATAGTAGCAGCGAAAACGGCGACGAGTCGGCGAGCCCCAGCATACGCAGTATGGGGAATGCTACCGGCCCAGCTGTATCATCGCCAATTGATGACTCTGATGTTGACCTTGATAAAGACACCGATAGTTCCAGTGATTCGGACACGTCTGAATCTGACTCGGATGCAGAATCGGAAAAGTCTGAGACTAttgacgaggccgaggcctCCCATATTACTATTGCAACTACTGCGGCAATTGCTCACAATTTTACACTCGAAGATGTTGACCCTATGGACAGCGATTGCGACGGATTGGATGTCTTACAGCCCACTGAGATCGAATCCAACCGCAGTcgctcaaggtcaaggtcaagacatAGAAAAGAGCACAAAACTATGGTCAAGGATTTCCGAAACCTCAATTGCAGCAACGAAACGTCGGAAACCGAACCAGGGGCTGACCCTGAAGGTGTACCTGACGAAGAAGCGATATTCCTTAAGCACCGAGAGCGACTTAAGAGGATACGTCGAATGAGCATGGGCAGCAGCTTTGGAAAACGAACACACAGCGAACTCAGCGATTCCGAAGACGATGGCGAGGGACTCGATGCCAACGAGGTCGGCTCTAGCGCACGTCGCATGCGGAGAAAGATGCACCGAACGAGTCTGTTATTCCATGACCCCCCTCAACCTCCTGCGCGAATCGAGGAACTTGAGGAACCTGACTCGAGTGAGGATGAGCTTGTGGCGCATGAGGATCTAGCTAGGGAATTACCCTATTGGGCCATAGAAATTATGGAGATGGACTCAAGTTAG